In Desulfobulbaceae bacterium, the DNA window TAAGCTGGTCACGCCATAGTTTGACCGCCTGCTGGTCGGGTCTGGTAACTGGCTTCCTGGCGGTTAGGGGGCGGAGATCGCTGCTCAGTCGAACTGGTTCTGCGGGGGGAGGAGGCTGGGGCAGTAAGTTGGCAAAGCGTAGTCGCATATCGTGGGATTCAGAACGGGCCACATCGTTGACTGATGAAGTTAGAGTTCGTCTCGTGGTGCTCGGAGAGGACAGGGTCGAGTCGGGAACGCGATGTTTTGCTCGGACTGAATGATAGCCATATGCCGATTTACTTCCTGCAACGCCAGCTTCGGCATCGTTCATGGCAATCTCTTCAATGTCGTAGTCCATTGCCGCAACGACTTCAACCATCTGGGTTTTACCGTTTTTCTTGCCGATGGATCGTGTGGCTAAAATAACGGCATCGTCTCCCATTTCACTTTTAATCATGGCAAGCGCTGTTGTTGTGTTTTTTGCTTCGAAACGTTTAATTCGCATGGTATTTATCGTTTTAAGTTTGGCATAAAAAGGTATTGATCTGTATGTATCTGATTTTAGCCAAAAAGTCCGTAATTAAAAGCTGAGTTACGAGTATAGGCCAAAAGGGTACTATTGTTGACTTCTTAGCCCTTAGCCTTTTACCTTTTACCTTTTACCTCGAACCTCGAACCCTTTACCCATCTGTGCCTTATGGCTTAGGGTTAAGCGCAATGGTGCCTAATGAGTTAATCTGAACCTGGTTAGTTAATTCGTTGTTAGAAAGAATAATGACCTGGGGCAGAAAACGTTCAAGCAGATGGCGCAAATGCCTTCTGATAACCGGTGTGCAGAGGATGAGGGGCTGGTAGCCGTCATTGGATACTTTCTCCACCATCTTCTGAGCAGATTCAACCACCCTCTGGGCCAGGTTCGGTTCGAGGTTAAGGTACGTTCCCTGTTCTGTTTTCTGGATAGATTCTCGGATAAAATCTTCAATTTGCTGAGAGATGGTCAGCACATACAGTTTACCATCATCATCGATATGATTGGCGACTATTGAGCGGGCCAGTTTCTGGCGAACATATTCGGTGAGAACGGACGTATCTTTGGTCATTGTGGCGTAATCGGCCAAAGTTTCACATATGGTCAGCAGATCGCGGATGGAAACGCGCTCTCGCAGAAGGTTCTGTAAAACTTTTTGCAGGCCGCCCAAGGATAAGTTATCAGGAATAAGCTCATCGATGACCTTAGGATTGCTCTGGGCCAGGTTGTCGATGAGCTTCTGGGTGTCTTGTCTGCCAAGAAGTTCTTCGGCGTGGTTTCGCAGGACTTCTGTTAAGTGGGTGGCAACAACGGTGGATGGGTCAACAACCGTGTAGCCAGCTAATTGGGCCTCATCTTTCTTGTTCTCGGTAATCCATAAGGCCGGTAGATTGAAGGCTGGTTCTGTAGTCGGGATACCCTCGATTTCACGCTTGGCTCCGCCTGAGTCCATGGCCAACTGATAGCCCATCATGATTTCACCGCGGGCGATTTCGACGCCTCTCAGCAGGAGAACATACTCATCTGGTTTAATCTGTAAATTGTCGCGGACATGAAGCGATGGCACGATAATGCCCATATCCATGGCGAACTGCCGACGTATACCACGAATTCTTTCAAGAAGATCGCCTTCCTGGTTTTCATCAACCAGGGGAATAAGGCCGTAGCCAACTTCGAGCTGTAGTGTGTCGAGAGGTAAAAGGGCCTCAACGGTTTCTGGTGTTCCTGGCAGATCCTCTTTTTTCTCTGTTTTCTTGTCGGCGGCTTCTTGAACCATGGCTTTTTGATGAAAGGTGAAATAGGAAATTGTGCCGAGCAGGACGGCCAGAATTAAGAACGGTAAGTGTGGAAGGCCCGGGATTAAGCCGAATATTCCGATGATGACGGAAGAAACGGCTAAAGCCTGAGGCTGCATACCGAACTGCTTGGCGAATTCGGCGCCAATACTCATGTCTGAAGCAGCACGACTTACAATAATACCAGCTGCAGTTGAAATAATCAGAGACGGAATTTGAGAGACGAGTCCATCGCCGATTGTCAAGAGGGTATAGGTCTCAAGGGCTTGAAAAACATCCATGTTTTGCAGAACAGCCCCAATGAACAAACCGCCGATAATATTGATGATCATTATGATGATGCTGGCAATGGCCTCGCCGCGCACAAATTTTGCTGCACCATCCATAGCCCCGTAAAACTCGGCTTCTTGGGATATGGCCGCTCTTCTGGCCTTTGCTCCATCTTCGTCAATCAGGCCGGCGTTCAGGTCGGCATCAATTGCCATCTGTTTTCCGGGCATAGCGTCTAAGGTGAATCTGGCGCCAACTTCAGCAATACGTCCGGAGCCCTTGGTGATTACGATAAAGTTAATAAGAACCATGATCAGAAAGATGATAAGACCAACTGCATAATTTCCACCAACAACAAAATTGCCAAAGGAGTTGATAACCTGACCGACTGCGCCGGGGCCTTCATGGCCATGCAGCAGGATAAGCCGGGTGGAGGCAATATTAAGCGAAAGTCGGAACAGGGTGGTCAGTAACAGCAGTGGTGGAAAAGATGAGAAATCCAGTGGGTTGGTATTGTAAAGACACATGAGCAGTATCACCAGGCCGATGGCAATACTGAAGGAAAGCAGCAGATCCAAGATAAGGGTCGGCAGCGGCATGATCATGACCAGGAGAATTGCTACAACTCCAACGGCGACGACCATGCTGGATGCATCAATGTTAATTGCTTTAAATCCTGTTAATGCAGCTGTTTTTTCTGCCATTTTTTTAAGGGCTAAAGGTTAAGGGTTAAGGGTTAAAGGTTAAAGGCTAACAGCTAAAATCTACGCCGCCCGTTTCTTGCGCATTCCATAGACATATGCCAAAACTTCCGCGACTGCCTGGAAGAGGTTCTCCGGGATAGGATGATTGACCTTCACATTTTTGTAAAGTGCCCTGGCCAGAGGTTTATCTTCAACCATTGGCACGTTGTTTTCCGCTGCAACTTCACGAATGCGCTGGGCAATAGCCCCAGCACCTTTTGCTACGACTAACGGTGCGCTCATTTCAGTTCCTGTGTAGCGCAGGGCAATGGCCAGTCTGGTCGGGTTGGTGATAACGACATCAGCGGTTGGAACCTCGGCCATCATTCGTTGTCGGGCCATCTGCATCTGGATCGAACGGATTCTGCCTTTGACCTGAGGGTCGCCTTCCGTCATTTTAGCCTCTTCTTTGACTTCCTGCTTGGTCATTTTCATTTTTTCCATAAACTGCCACCGTTGGAAGGCATAGTCAAGGATTGCCAGAAGTGCGATTACCAGCGCACATTTTAAGAAAATCCAAAAAGCGGTGATGCTGGCAAAGGTCATAATCTGCATTGTTGTCTGATCCATGAGCGGCATAAATTCAGGTAGAGCCGAATAGGCTTCGCTGAAGGCCACGTAGCCAATAAGGCCTACTTTGAGCAATGATTTGACGAGTTCTGCCAGTGCCTGGAGGGAGAATTTTTTAGCCAGACCTTTGATAGGGTCGATTTTTTTGAGATCAGGCTTCATTTTTTCACCGGTAAAAATGAAGCCGATCTGGGCATAATTGGAGATCAGGGCAGCGATAAACACTGCAATCATGACAGGTCCAACGAGATACGACATATTGAGCATACACTCTTTGGCTATTCCAGGGATGTTCCCAGGAGTTATATTAATCGAGTGAGCATTATCGAGGTAAAAGGCTGTTACAGCAGAGAGTGTATTAAGAAAATAGCCGCTTAACATGTATAAGGTCATAAGGCCGGCGAGCAACACCGTGGCCGAAGGGATCTCCATGCTTTTTGCAACATCACCCTTGTTTCTGGCTTCCTGAAGACGCCTGCTGGTAGGCTCCTCAGTTTTTTCCTGGCCACTGCTTTCTTCTGCCATTCCGGATCCTTATTTAGATCTTTTCAACTTCAACGACGTTATGTTTTTTAGCCACTGACCCACACGAACACACACCGACGGTTAACTGCTTTTACTGCGTTTAATGGGGTATACCTTTAAGCTATTGCTCAACCAACCACTTAACCACTTAACCAATCAACCAAACCTGCTTTTACCCCCCCATGCCTTTAGCAAGTTGGAATAACTCGACTCCCATTTTATCGAAATTTTTAATCATCAATGGTAAGAAATAGCTCATTGAAAGACCGACAAAAATAAAGCCGATTGCAATATTCATAGGCATGGCGACAATCATGACCGGCATCTGCGGAACTGTTTTGGCGATAATGCCCATGGCAACATGGGAAAGAAACAGCGCTGCAGCGGCTGGGGCCATAATTTGAACCGCTAAAACAAACATATGCTGCACAGCATCAATAATGCCTGCAAGCGTGGCATCGGAGAGATGAATGGTGCCCGGTTCTACCCAGTTGAAGCTTTCGACCAGGGTTCTGAAAAACAGGTGGTGGCCGTTAATGGCCAGGAAGATGAGGATGGAGATAATGTTCCAGAGGTTGCCGATCAAGGATACCTGGGTGCCGGATTGAGGATCCATCGCACCTGCCATACCCATACCCATGGAGATACTAACCATCTGGCCGGCAATGTCACAGGCCGAAAAAACCATACGTGCTAAA includes these proteins:
- the flhA gene encoding flagellar biosynthesis protein FlhA; this encodes MAEKTAALTGFKAINIDASSMVVAVGVVAILLVMIMPLPTLILDLLLSFSIAIGLVILLMCLYNTNPLDFSSFPPLLLLTTLFRLSLNIASTRLILLHGHEGPGAVGQVINSFGNFVVGGNYAVGLIIFLIMVLINFIVITKGSGRIAEVGARFTLDAMPGKQMAIDADLNAGLIDEDGAKARRAAISQEAEFYGAMDGAAKFVRGEAIASIIIMIINIIGGLFIGAVLQNMDVFQALETYTLLTIGDGLVSQIPSLIISTAAGIIVSRAASDMSIGAEFAKQFGMQPQALAVSSVIIGIFGLIPGLPHLPFLILAVLLGTISYFTFHQKAMVQEAADKKTEKKEDLPGTPETVEALLPLDTLQLEVGYGLIPLVDENQEGDLLERIRGIRRQFAMDMGIIVPSLHVRDNLQIKPDEYVLLLRGVEIARGEIMMGYQLAMDSGGAKREIEGIPTTEPAFNLPALWITENKKDEAQLAGYTVVDPSTVVATHLTEVLRNHAEELLGRQDTQKLIDNLAQSNPKVIDELIPDNLSLGGLQKVLQNLLRERVSIRDLLTICETLADYATMTKDTSVLTEYVRQKLARSIVANHIDDDGKLYVLTISQQIEDFIRESIQKTEQGTYLNLEPNLAQRVVESAQKMVEKVSNDGYQPLILCTPVIRRHLRHLLERFLPQVIILSNNELTNQVQINSLGTIALNPKP
- the flhB gene encoding flagellar biosynthesis protein FlhB, which translates into the protein MAEESSGQEKTEEPTSRRLQEARNKGDVAKSMEIPSATVLLAGLMTLYMLSGYFLNTLSAVTAFYLDNAHSINITPGNIPGIAKECMLNMSYLVGPVMIAVFIAALISNYAQIGFIFTGEKMKPDLKKIDPIKGLAKKFSLQALAELVKSLLKVGLIGYVAFSEAYSALPEFMPLMDQTTMQIMTFASITAFWIFLKCALVIALLAILDYAFQRWQFMEKMKMTKQEVKEEAKMTEGDPQVKGRIRSIQMQMARQRMMAEVPTADVVITNPTRLAIALRYTGTEMSAPLVVAKGAGAIAQRIREVAAENNVPMVEDKPLARALYKNVKVNHPIPENLFQAVAEVLAYVYGMRKKRAA
- the fliR gene encoding flagellar biosynthetic protein FliR, coding for MTDTALLNWTLNNVLSLLIIMTRVGPLIFLMPVIGSTSIPPQVKVLFTLVLALILVPTVQVVPESFPKSAIDYALFVGTEIAFGAVLAFLARMVFSACDIAGQMVSISMGMGMAGAMDPQSGTQVSLIGNLWNIISILIFLAINGHHLFFRTLVESFNWVEPGTIHLSDATLAGIIDAVQHMFVLAVQIMAPAAAALFLSHVAMGIIAKTVPQMPVMIVAMPMNIAIGFIFVGLSMSYFLPLMIKNFDKMGVELFQLAKGMGG